From Synergistaceae bacterium, the proteins below share one genomic window:
- a CDS encoding diguanylate cyclase, translating to MEISTSNSKHLTALIIAIIILIWGIALFLVNRQYSSKYDDYVAYRNETFDNAIDSVVRVYENFSNFIFASAIDNDRIKAYLYVANYGDEEERAKIRKQLAVELRETHELITKHNFRQFHFQLANGDSFYRFHNPGKYGDNLLIVRESMRIANLEHRYVTGFEEGRIFSGYRFVYPLNYKGYHSGSIEISISPQCILDELYSLDSNRDLGFILSKSVMEETVFLDEQARYKTCHISEEYVYDVEILAINEARQDGLKLHQEKTFQAKLRKLIEKDLRTKAPITLAMDFDGKTYLVQYRPIKDISQQPVGYFFSYKEDRQIQAFAMSRKVVAILATVIMLILILLVAYMHRSQREIQRMAMTDNLTSVYNRHSFYALAGREIARADRTGEPLSIAMVDIDFFKKVNDNFGHAMGDQVLKTAAGQIKDNVRKTDVLARYGGEEFIVLLPSTGAKDAYIVAERIRNCIEGYRFEKMGGITVSIGLSERVDKEIIDDVINKADTALYKAKEAGRNRTVVYE from the coding sequence ATGGAGATTTCGACCAGCAACAGCAAGCATCTGACCGCCCTGATAATAGCCATAATCATCCTTATTTGGGGCATAGCCCTCTTTTTGGTCAATAGGCAGTACAGCAGTAAATATGATGATTATGTTGCATATCGAAATGAAACCTTCGATAATGCAATTGACAGCGTTGTCAGAGTTTATGAAAATTTTTCCAACTTCATTTTTGCCTCCGCTATCGATAACGACCGGATCAAGGCCTACCTCTACGTGGCCAACTACGGTGATGAAGAGGAAAGGGCGAAAATAAGAAAGCAGCTGGCCGTGGAATTGCGCGAAACCCATGAACTTATTACAAAGCATAACTTCAGGCAATTTCACTTTCAGCTGGCCAACGGGGACAGCTTTTACCGCTTCCATAACCCGGGCAAATACGGTGACAACCTCCTGATCGTAAGGGAATCCATGAGGATTGCTAATCTTGAGCATAGATATGTCACAGGCTTTGAAGAAGGAAGAATTTTCAGCGGCTACCGTTTTGTCTACCCCTTAAACTACAAGGGCTATCATTCGGGGAGTATAGAGATTTCAATATCGCCCCAATGTATACTGGATGAGCTGTACTCCCTCGATAGCAACAGGGACCTAGGCTTTATCCTGTCCAAATCGGTAATGGAGGAGACAGTTTTTCTTGACGAGCAGGCCAGGTACAAGACGTGCCATATTTCAGAAGAATATGTGTATGACGTGGAGATCCTGGCAATAAACGAGGCAAGGCAGGATGGATTAAAGCTGCACCAAGAAAAAACTTTTCAGGCAAAGCTCAGAAAGCTCATTGAAAAAGACCTGCGAACCAAGGCGCCCATCACCCTGGCCATGGACTTTGACGGGAAAACGTACCTTGTCCAGTACCGCCCGATAAAGGATATATCACAACAGCCCGTCGGCTATTTTTTCAGCTACAAGGAGGACAGGCAGATCCAGGCCTTTGCAATGTCCAGAAAGGTCGTGGCCATTTTGGCTACTGTCATAATGCTGATCCTCATCCTTCTAGTTGCGTATATGCATAGAAGCCAGAGAGAAATCCAAAGAATGGCCATGACCGATAATTTAACGTCCGTTTACAACAGGCACTCTTTTTACGCCCTTGCCGGCAGGGAAATTGCAAGGGCGGACAGGACCGGCGAACCTCTCTCGATTGCCATGGTTGACATAGACTTTTTTAAAAAAGTTAATGACAACTTCGGCCATGCAATGGGGGACCAGGTGCTGAAAACAGCTGCAGGGCAGATAAAAGACAACGTCAGGAAGACCGACGTATTGGCCAGGTACGGCGGAGAGGAGTTTATCGTCCTTCTGCCTTCAACGGGCGCAAAGGACGCATATATTGTTGCGGAGAGAATAAGGAATTGCATTGAAGGTTACAGGTTTGAAAAAATGGGCGGCATCACTGTGAGCATTGGCCTTTCTGAAAGAGTTGACAAAGAAATCATCGACGATGTAATAAACAAGGCGGACACAGCCTTGTACAAGGCCAAGGAGGCCGGAAGGAACAGAACCGTTGTCTATGAATAA